One Synechococcus sp. PROS-9-1 DNA window includes the following coding sequences:
- a CDS encoding Re/Si-specific NAD(P)(+) transhydrogenase subunit alpha: MPRLLIPIESAAAETRVAASPETLKKFIALGCSVAVERGAGVSSGFLDETYASAGADLVAPGEAQAWGQADVLLCVQTPSPAALTRLRRGALVVGMLAPYGNHELSEALKACGLSAMALELLPRISRAQSADVLSSQANIAGYKAVLLGAAALDRYFPMLMTAAGTVQPARVVVLGAGVAGLQAVATARRLGAVVYVSDIRPAVKEQVESLGARFIDPPEMDDKPAESGGYAKQASDAFLAAQRQQLSDQLAQADVAICTAQVPGRRAPRLISEDMLDRMRPGSVVVDLAVAQGGNCADTVPSQTVNRKGVKLIGANELPCSVPNHASSLYARNLLALLQPTLQDGQLTLDIEDELIAGCLIAHDGSIRRGDVLTPGAN, translated from the coding sequence TTGCCCAGACTCCTTATCCCGATTGAAAGCGCAGCGGCTGAAACCCGTGTAGCTGCTTCACCCGAGACCCTTAAAAAATTCATTGCCCTCGGCTGCTCCGTAGCCGTTGAGCGTGGTGCCGGAGTGTCCTCCGGTTTTCTTGACGAGACTTACGCCAGTGCTGGAGCCGATTTGGTTGCTCCAGGAGAGGCTCAAGCCTGGGGTCAGGCCGACGTTTTGCTTTGTGTGCAAACCCCTAGTCCGGCAGCGCTCACTCGCTTGCGACGGGGTGCCCTGGTGGTGGGGATGTTGGCCCCCTATGGCAATCACGAGCTATCAGAAGCGTTGAAGGCTTGTGGCCTGTCGGCCATGGCCCTTGAACTTCTGCCTCGTATCAGTCGTGCCCAGTCTGCAGATGTTCTCTCGTCCCAGGCCAACATCGCTGGCTACAAGGCCGTGCTGCTTGGCGCTGCGGCTTTGGATCGCTATTTCCCGATGCTGATGACGGCAGCAGGCACCGTCCAACCCGCAAGGGTTGTGGTGCTGGGGGCTGGTGTTGCAGGTCTCCAGGCAGTTGCAACCGCTCGCCGTTTGGGTGCAGTGGTCTATGTGAGCGACATTCGCCCTGCCGTGAAAGAGCAGGTGGAGTCGCTTGGAGCCCGTTTCATCGATCCTCCGGAGATGGATGACAAGCCAGCCGAGTCGGGCGGTTACGCCAAGCAAGCGTCGGATGCGTTTCTGGCCGCGCAGCGACAACAGCTGTCCGACCAGCTCGCTCAGGCTGACGTGGCGATTTGTACGGCCCAAGTGCCCGGCAGGCGAGCCCCACGCTTGATCAGTGAGGACATGCTTGATCGCATGCGCCCCGGATCGGTGGTGGTGGACTTGGCCGTGGCTCAAGGCGGAAACTGTGCCGATACCGTGCCGTCCCAAACCGTGAACCGCAAAGGAGTGAAGCTGATTGGTGCGAACGAACTTCCCTGCAGCGTCCCGAATCACGCCAGCTCGTTGTACGCCCGAAATCTTTTGGCCTTGCTGCAACCCACTCTTCAAGACGGCCAGCTCACTCTCGACATCGAAGACGAGCTGATTGCTGGTTGTTTGATCGCTCATGACGGCAGCATTCGCCGTGGCGATGTTCTTACTCCTGGAGCTAACTAA
- a CDS encoding NAD(P) transhydrogenase subunit alpha: MDANFVEFLWVLLLGSLLGLELIGKVPPTLHTPLMSGANAISGITVLAALTAIIKADGNQALLVLGSISLGFALFNVIGGFLVTDRMLAMFSRKPARKENR; the protein is encoded by the coding sequence ATGGATGCGAATTTCGTTGAATTCCTCTGGGTGCTGCTGCTAGGCAGCCTCTTAGGGCTTGAACTGATCGGCAAAGTGCCCCCCACGCTGCACACGCCGCTGATGAGCGGTGCGAATGCGATTTCGGGCATCACGGTGCTGGCCGCACTCACGGCAATTATCAAGGCGGATGGCAATCAGGCACTGCTCGTGCTCGGTTCGATCTCCCTTGGTTTTGCTCTGTTCAATGTGATTGGCGGATTCCTCGTCACCGATCGAATGCTGGCCATGTTTAGCCGCAAGCCTGCCCGTAAGGAGAACCGCTGA